The genomic window CCTCTCCCGGTCTCCCTCGTCAACAGTAAACTCGGCAAAAAAGGTGTCACGGAAATGCGTATTGAACGAAGATATGTCCATGAGCGGCAATCTGGAAAGCCGAAAGATGACGTCATGCAGCtcatcctcgccgccaagTGCAGAAGCAACGGCGCCGTCGGCGGCCCGCAACCGCATCCGCAACTCGACGATGCGCTCCGCGACGCGCCTCATCATGCGCAGACGCCTGGTGGCCGGCGGGCGCCGAAGGTGGCGCAAACCCCAGTCGCATGCTCGCTCTGGCCTCGGCCCGCCGGTCAAGGGTCCCAGGGGCTCCACTTCGCCGCGGACGGCGTGGTCGATGCGCCAGGCGAGGTAGCGCTGCCAGAAAAGCTGGGCGGATCCGTCGGGTCTGTCCAGACGGCCCAGCCAGTAGGTGTTGTCGGGCAGGCCGGCGACGAAGATGACGTTGAGGATGTCGACGGACCAGATGCGGCTCACCAGGCGTAGACGCAAGGCACGCTTGAGGCCGCGCACGATGACGGCGTGGGTGAGGATTTGCTCGAGGATTTCGGTGGGGAGATGCGGGAGGGGCATTTTGGGCGGTGCGACGCTGACGATTTCATAGCGGAATGCTGCCCAAGAAAGATGGTTAAGACGAAAGGCCGCTCGCCCTCAAGGAAACTGCTGTATGCCTGACGATTGACAAATTAAACAAAGCTGCCCAATGCAAGGTACAATTAACTCGGGTGAAGTTTATCTCAAGTTCTCAACAAGCCAGCCGACTTGGGTCCGATGATCCTCCCCTGCTTGGGTTGTGGCATTCCATCCGATGGTGGAGTGAGTGGGTTGGACCCGCTAATTTGGAAACTTGAATCCCTCCAAATAGGGCTAGCCAAACAAGCTACAACGCCAAGATCAACTCCGTGCCTGCCTGCAGTCTGCAGGACTGCGGCTGATTAGCAGTTAAGTGGTGCACTAATAACGAAGGAAAGAAAGAGGGACGCCTTAGCGAGTAGAGAACTTTTCTAGCTCAGCAGTCGACTGGTGTCCGCACTAAGTATTCAATTATGGACAAGGACATATACgtacataccttacctaccttgcctaggtATTATGTACGTAGATTGAACGTCCTGGTCTGCATTTTTACTGAGTGGGTCCAAAGTGACTGCGGATCTACAGTAGAAAAGTTGTCTGTTCGCCAAGTGATCCCAAGACAAATCTTGTTTTTCAATCCTTGCCCAACTCTTCACAAGTTCTCTACAGTCGGTCGCATTTGAGCACATCATCCCTAGCAATGCACAAAAATCGAAGAAAAGCTTTCCAGGTTAACCTATTCTATATATTTACTCCAAAAACCGCCAATTGACTTGAGGAACAGTTGGATAATATGACCTGCGCCCGGTGGCGATAATGGTTGTAGTCCGAAAACACATAGAATAGACCATCCCTACAACTCCCCCTCCATCCTCTCACCCGCACTGTTCAACCGCTTACAAAGCCAGGACAGCGagagcggcggcgccgatCCAGCTGGCAACCATCTTTCCGTTGGCAGAGTTGGAAGCCTTGGTAGAGGTGGCGCTggcggccgagccggtgcccGAAGCAGTCGAGCTGGCGCCGGAAGCACCCGCCGATGTAGGCTTGGtggtgctgccgctgccgctggcGGTGGGCGAAGCTGTGGCAGAAGAGTCAGCACCAGTGCTCGACACGGCAGTCGACGAACCAGATGCAGTCTTGGTGGtggaggatgaggatgaggaggaggaagaagacgaaCCCCCGGTGACGTTGAACTGGTTCTACACGACAGAAGCAAATCGCAGGTTAGTAAATGTAACAAAAATTCAGgcctgggggggggggggggggcttgGATTTGTCAACTTACCGACTGAGCGTAGATCTGCTCGGTCTTGGTGCCGTTGGTCAGGTTGATGGTAAAGTCGTTGCCGGCGGGGAGCTTGCCGCTGTCGACCTCGAAAGAGCCGTCGCTGGCCTTGACGTCGGAGGCGAGCAGGACGTCGGTGGGCGGGTAGGTGACCTTGTTGGAAAGGTAGATGTTGAAGGTGGGCTGGTCGCTGGAGACGGTCTCCCACTTGATGGTGTGCTTCTCACCAGAGCTCCAGTTGGTGTTGGAGTCGGGCGAGGTGACCTTGAGGGCAAGGGCGCTCGAGGCGAGCGCGAGGATGGCCAGAGAGGAAACCATTTTGAAGATTAGTTGTTGGTATGTGTTGgttctgaaaaaaaaagcaaaattaaAGATCTATTCGTAGAGCGAGTGACGGGTAGTTGGAGAAAATAAAGCACAATTAACGATCGTGGGCGTGACTTGACTGTTGGATAAAGTCTTGGCGATGAAGGTAAAGGAGAACGCGATGCCCTTGTACCGGCAGCGCCGATGCACGTCAACTTTATATCAGAGTACTCCGTATTTAGTGGATCAACAAAGACACATCCAGGCATGACGTATCCTAATTTTAACCCACATTATCGTCCATCTCTGGACGAGTCAGGGGTTGATTGGCAGGGTTCAGCTGGATTTGTGCAGATACGAAACGGTTATTCATCAAATCGCATTGACCGACTCGCTGTCAACTCGTGTTAGTGGAGTGTGTGATAGAATGGTCCACGGAGATCGTCcagatactttttttttttctgtgtgTTTTTCGTAACCCCGTGGAACATGGCAAAAAATAGCAGGCGCCGACATAACCGAGAGACAAAAAACGGTCCCCTTGTAACATTCTTCTAACTTTATCTAGTGCCATCAATCTTGACGCGTAAGCAAATTCTTCTAGatcatttttattttttattattttgcgATCGCTGTCCATTCCTAAACAACCAGTACCCAAATCATGTCGCCAAACACGCGAAAACAATGACCCCAGAGTGCACAACCGTGAAACTCAGGGATGACTGAAGGCGGGACATTAGTGGCCGAAAGCGAACCATGCCAAAACGGACCACCCCTCATGGCGGTTGAAGTCGATACGGCGTGTTAGGTCGACAGGTCCAACGAGAAAGAGCGCCGAAGACATGGATATGGCAAACAAACCCATGCCCATCAACGCGCTCCCGCAAGCCGGAATCACCCACCATGTGTCTTTTTCAGCCCCAAAATTGTAGAGTACCATGGAAAGGGAGACAATCGCCCCACCGGCAACAGTCAGCGGCAGAAGGTGCCCGGCTCTTTTCTCGCCTCCACCGACCTGGCGGCGCAGGTGGCGATGATGCGGCCCGACAGCgtccagcaggccagcagacCGACCAGGGTCccgaccccccccccccccataaGTATGAATACGGATCCGGCTTCTGCCGCGGAGAAGCTGTAGACCTCCTCGTATCTCGCAGGCACGTTGACGTACAGCCACACCTGCAGGCTGTAGAAGAACGACGATGGAATGACTATGCCGGGCCACGGATTGATGGAGGAGGATTGTTAAGAGGCCGCACCGATGCATCCCTCAGCAACACGACAGCATTTTTTTCGGCGCCGACAGCCGTTGCGGTGTCATGTGCAGTGCACTCTTGCGCAGGCCTGCAAATGTGAGCAACGCACTGACGACCTCCGACGCAGGCAAGCAGAACGAAGCAGCCTCTCCACCCCGGTACCGACTGCGCGATCCTCCCGCCTGCTGCGGGGCCCAATAGGGCGCCGAGACGTTGCCGACGGCGATGAAACGACAGCGCGCGGCTGCGGACCTCATTGTAGAAGAGGTCGGCGACGGTGGACGAGCCCAGGACCATGGGTGTGCCGCCCGCGCAGCCGGCGAGGAAGCGCAGGGCTACGAGTGACCAGATGTTgggtgcggcggcggcgagggcggaGAATAACGCCCACAACACCGCGCACAGCCGGTAGAGTCTGACCTTGCCGTAGACGGTCGACAGGGGTGCGATAAAGAAGCCAAAGATGTAGGCTGATATGGTGAATGTCTGGGTTGGTGAGTATGCTTGGTCAGCTTTTTGGTGAGCTTCGGGCTAGTAGTCGACCATATCATGGCTCAACTTCTGAGTCGACGTGCATTGTCCCATCCCCCAATGCCTATCGACCGAAGGCTAGACACAAATGTGAGAGTAATGCAGTAGCAAAgtgttttcttgttggtgCTGATCATGGTCGATATCCTGATTGGTGTCATGGATAACGAGGTGATTTTGGCAGTACTATCTAGTAGACGGATTACTATTGGAACCTGCCCCAGGTGCAGTGTCTGCATATTGGTTGCAACCGTCCGACAAGTCGAGTATATGGTTTCTGCTTTTCTATTCGAACCCACACCGTAGATCCGGTTGATGCCAGAGGGGATCGTCGCCTATTCAAATGCGCCGAGAGCCGTGATGTACAGATCTACTCTACATCCAGGTATGCCCTTCCAATGACGTTGATCCGGGGGCGGAGTCGTACAAAGACAAAGGTAATTCATCACACAGATCTTTTTCAGGTTTGGTATACAGTTCGATATACAGTTCCATGCTTAAGCTCCAAATCCACGTTTCAAATGCAGGTTTTCGGCCCAGATTCCATTTCTCAATTCACATATCCAGGGTCCATGTCCAAGGTTCCACAATGGCCCAGGTTCCATCTTTCAGGTCTCATATCCGGGTAACGTCCCTAGAGACGTACCGCCATGCTCCTTGTCCCATCTGAACGGAACAAGTGATCAAGCCTGATGAGTTACGCACTTGTATTATGGGCCATTCCATCAATTTTCTGAGTCGTGCAACTCACAGTTGCACTAGCTAGTCTCTCTAGTGTCTCCAATATTGGACAATAGTATCGACGCTCTTTTTCATTTGCGCATGACATTCGTCGGGAATAAAGGACCCTCAAACACGATATCCAGGGCACATTATCAGTTTGGCGGCAGACTCCGAACTTGGCTGGATAAAGTTCTGTAAAGTTCAGGGCCCAAAAGAAGGGACGGATATAAACTAAGGTTTACTTTACGGTTCACGCCATATTGACTGCCGCCGCACTGCTGACAGATTTTTAACGCGACAGGAATATCCGAGTCGCTAAGCGTTGCGGCACAAGCAAAATAGACTCGAGATTGCCTTTATTCCAGAATGGTAGATCAATGATCAGGTTCCTACAAGTAAAGCCAGTCGAATCGCGAAAAGATCTACAATTCCATCCCTCGACGTTGGCTTCTAAAGACGCGATGCCTGGGAAGCTGATACCACGTTTAGAGAATGATTGGATGGTCCagatctagactagttctattAGATCATAGTCTAGATCTAGTACAATTGTTCTTGGTAAATCCCAACTGCTCTGGCCGCAAAAAGAAGGTTGTTCGGATGGAATCGTTCAAGTAACATGGGTCCAGCATACCCTCTGAATCTGTCAAACTGGCGCAAGGCAGTGGACCAACAAACACTTCAACTCGCTCCAAACCCGTTCCCCTTTTGCCACATGCCACTTTCAATTGTTTTATACCCGTTTATTTCCCTAACCGGAAGCCCCAGATCCGCAAACTTTCGTCCctctgctttggctccacCCTCACAAGCAAACCGTCCTTGCCGTCGCATCCGATCATCGTCTCCACACTCCACTTGCCCCCAGGAACGTGGTTCCCCGATGCATAGTACCACGTAGATCATGACAAGAAGACATGGCTAGCCTCGTCACGGCCCTCGGCGCGCTCATTGTCTTCATCAAGCCTGAGTATGAGCGTGCCGGGGTTACCGATGAGCATATGTCGACTCTGCTCATGTACCCGaagctcctcctcggcgtcggcgACCTGGCATTGGACCTCGACAAAACACAACAGCACATCTAGTGAGCATTTTCAGGTACCAATATGAACAGTCAAGCTTCTTGGCTAGGCCAGGACTGTCTGGCCGATCAGCCTTTACCCTTGACGGCAATCTTcccacctacctacttacctacttacctacttacctacttacctacTTACCTATTTGTATTTTGTATTCTACCATAAAAGGCATTATCGAGGATCTGCTCGCTGCACGCAAGGGACAAAGTATTAGGAAATTTACCGCGGTTCGGCGCTCATTCTACGCAGCACTCAACGCTCAGGAGCTTTCAGAATAGCCAGCTATGCCACTGCTAGTCCGGAAAGCATTGATCTGGTTTAGTACTACCGCATCCCTTCACAATTTTACCAAGGCTTCCATAGGGCCGGGAGCAAGTCCTGGGCAAGGTTCTCTCAAGGACTCGGCCATCTCGCAATGTATGAggtttgtcttttttcgcCGAGTCGAGGAGTGGCCAGCCCAACAATGGAGAAATATCCATCACATTGTTGCACAGGCAGAGGGGGGCTTTCGCAGTCAAACTCCCTCGCAGCAGAGACAGCACGACTTGGTTCAGCGCAGAAAAGATGCCGTCTAAATGGAACAGACGCATGATCCAAGGCATCGCGTGTGCAAAATCTGTCTGGTTAATTCAGTGGTACGGAGGGCTATTCTCCAGTGGCCAAAACGATCTTGATATACCAGAGTACTTCCCACATATACATACACCTTGGAGAAGGTTTTAGAATTGATGACACGAGATAATGCCCCTGGCCGCATTTACAACGGAGCTCGAGCTCACATGGACTTCTGGACACCGTCAACAGCGCCTCGTCGAGTCCATCGTTTCCAGTGCTCGCGACCAGCTAAAAGTACACCAGACGCAAAAGGATCCGAACGATGAACCAACCGCCAACCCGCATGCCCTGTTAGTTGAGTTTCTTACTCACTGCGATCCTTCAAAGTCGCACGATCATGACGATGAGGTCCATCAGCTCCCGGATCATTTAGCCGGCGACAAGGACTACACTGCGGACCGGGGCAGCGGCGCCCTGAAACGTATGGGGGAGAAGATGAAGCCTTCACGCAAGCTTCAGATGAGGATGGTATTGGCAAGTGGAAGGGCATATGTACCCTTTTATGAGCCAAACTACGATATTTTCTGGATTGCCTCCTCAAGAAAGCTTCTACCATTGATCCTGCTGATGCCGGTGCCACCACAGCACGAACCGAAGCAGGCTTGGCTGCTTCTCAGTTGAGTCATGCCATTAAGAACTTTGTCCGCTTGAACAACGGAGTTGTCAGGCATCTCGACTGCCTCCCGGCCGCATTTACCGTTCTCCCTGTTTCTGATACGAGGAACGTCAATAGAAGGGCAAGAGCTCAGCAAAAACGTCTGAAGAATCAGAAAGAGGCaagtaggcaggtaggtcgGCACGGTGTTGCGTTACAATCAGTTATTacagcgcgagaaaaacttGTTGGAGAATTGCCCAAGATTTTAGAGCGTCATGGCTTGTATTTATTTTGCTAGCGAAGCGATTCCCTAGATTTCCAGGTCCCTAGCAGGCAAGACACGACTATTCCCTATAAATGATTGAACCTGTAACAACACTTCCTCTATGCAACCGTCTCCTTCTGTTCAGTCGCCggcggcgtgcccaccctcTTGTCCTCGATGTCGAACTCGCTGCGCTCAACGCGGCGTGCAGAGTTGCGTACGTTGTGCGTTTTCCAGGCCGGGGTACCGATGAGCCGGATCGCGCCCGGTTTGGTGTCGTCAAACATATCCGAGACCTCCTCCAGCGGTTTGTTGGCCGTCTCgggaaacaagaaaaacacATGAATGAACATGGCGGCGCAGAAGACGGCAAAAATGACATAGGTGCGCCATGTGATGTTTGCGAACGCGCTATTTGACGAGGGGTTTCGTGTTAGAAAATGGCTTCAAGGCTGCTAAAGAAGTTACAGGATTTCGTAGACACTTACGGAGGTACAAAGTATGCCAAGGCAAAGTTGAAAGTCCAGTTGCCTGCGGTAGCAAGGGAGACAGCCTTGCCTCTAAGTCTCAGAGGGTAGAGTTCAGGCGGGTAGGCCCAAGAGGTCGGGCCCCAGGTGCAGGCGAACGAAGCGACGAACAAATATGTCGAGGCAATGACAGCCTTGGCAGGGGCGCCCTCGATCTTCATCGACATGGAAGCCGAGGTAAAGTTGTCTTCTGGTCGTGGCGGGCGACTGTAGGTGGCGAACAAGCCGGCGTTGATGCATAGCCAGAGACACATGAGAGCAGCGCCGATCAGCAACGTAGGGCGACGACCCCAGCTGTCCATCCAGATGAGAGCAGGCACGGTCATGACCACGTTGATGATGAACTGAATCCCGCTGGGCAGGAGAACGTCGCTTCCGAGACCGGCCATGGTGAAGACGTAGGTGATGTAGTACATCATGACATTCATTCCCGTCTGAGTAAAATATGTGCCAGCGATCAGCAACAGGAACTGAAGATGGAAGGGCGGACGGGGGGAAAGATTCATACCAATTGGCTCCAAATTTGGGTGGCCACTCCAATGCTGGTCCGGACAATCATGTTGGGACGGAAAAGCTCAAGGTAGGAGACATCGGCGTTGGCGCGCTCGAATTCCACCACTGCCCGGATTTCAGCCATTTCCTTGACGACAAAGGGAGCGTTGCTGTCGCCTTTGCCGTGTGTGCGGGCCAATACAGCAAGGGTCTCTTCCCATCGGTCATGCTTGGCCAGCCATCGGGGAGATTCGGGGAGGATAATGAGGCCCAGGCCCAGGAGAACGGCGGGGACAGCTTGGACGCCCCATGGCACACGGAAAGCAGCCTCGGACTTGATAAAAGAGCAGCCATAGCAGATAACTGAAAGGGAAGGAGCGTGGATTGTTAGCTGGACCCACCGAGACCCATTTTTAAATCATTACTAGGGCGACTTACAAAACATAATGGCGATACCCCTAATATAGCGTTTATCATCGTCAGTCACCACATAACCACCAAAGCAGCATTTCTAAACATCCTGGGATGGAAAGAAGCTCACCATGTGATCGCCCACTGCTGTAGTCCGATGAGACGGCCGCGAACAGTTGGCTTGGCGATCTCAGATATGTAGACGGGGACCTGGGCAGAGCAGATGCCGACGGCGAAGCCGTTGATGACACGGCCAATAGCCAACATGGGCACGTTGACTGCAGCTGCCGTGATGATGGAACCAACACACCAGATGGCAGCACCAATCTGGATAGTTGGTTTGCGTCCAAAACGGCTAGATGATGAACGTAGTCAGCATATGTTCTGAT from Pyricularia oryzae 70-15 chromosome 4, whole genome shotgun sequence includes these protein-coding regions:
- a CDS encoding high-affinity glucose transporter, with translation MYVVGNVYLIAAISVIGGALFGFDISSMSAVISTQPYLCRFNELGFNENGSCRGLHEDVQGGVVAAMPGGSLIGAMVSGFLSDRFGRKPTIQIGAAIWCVGSIITAAAVNVPMLAIGRVINGFAVGICSAQVPVYISEIAKPTVRGRLIGLQQWAITWGIAIMFFICYGCSFIKSEAAFRVPWGVQAVPAVLLGLGLIILPESPRWLAKHDRWEETLAVLARTHGKGDSNAPFVVKEMAEIRAVVEFERANADVSYLELFRPNMIVRTSIGVATQIWSQLTGMNVMMYYITYVFTMAGLGSDVLLPSGIQFIINVVMTVPALIWMDSWGRRPTLLIGAALMCLWLCINAGLFATYSRPPRPEDNFTSASMSMKIEGAPAKAVIASTYLFVASFACTWGPTSWAYPPELYPLRLRGKAVSLATAGNWTFNFALAYFVPPAFANITWRTYVIFAVFCAAMFIHVFFLFPETANKPLEEVSDMFDDTKPGAIRLIGTPAWKTHNVRNSARRVERSEFDIEDKRVGTPPATEQKETVA